The following are encoded in a window of Acetobacteroides hydrogenigenes genomic DNA:
- a CDS encoding DNA adenine methylase: MQLSLDSKFATYTPPKSQLLKWVGNKQKFAGEISRCFPSKFGTFYEPFLGSGAVMATVAPNVGVGSDIFAPLIQIWQKLKENPKELVDWYAERRNRIESESKEEVYESIKASFNRNHNGADFLYLTRSCYGGIIRFRKADGYMSTPCGVHIPIPIETFRKRVNEWKGRMKNVTFLNVDYKEIFEAAKPGDLIYCDPPYSHSQSILYGAQEFKLIELFEAIDIAKSKGVKVALSIDGNKKSGSYLCELPIPKGLFEEELYISVGRSMLRRFQMEGQTLEDEHVSDRLLLNYTL; the protein is encoded by the coding sequence ATGCAGCTATCTTTAGACTCAAAGTTTGCCACATATACACCTCCCAAGTCACAACTTTTAAAGTGGGTCGGTAACAAGCAAAAGTTTGCAGGAGAAATCTCTCGCTGTTTCCCATCTAAATTTGGTACTTTTTACGAACCATTTTTAGGCAGTGGAGCTGTAATGGCTACTGTAGCTCCTAATGTGGGCGTTGGCTCAGACATTTTCGCTCCCTTAATTCAAATATGGCAGAAGTTAAAGGAAAATCCAAAAGAACTTGTTGACTGGTATGCTGAAAGGAGAAATCGGATAGAAAGTGAAAGTAAAGAAGAGGTTTACGAAAGCATAAAGGCTTCGTTTAATAGGAATCATAATGGCGCTGATTTTTTATACTTGACTCGATCATGCTACGGTGGAATTATCCGATTCCGCAAAGCAGACGGATATATGAGTACACCTTGTGGTGTGCATATACCAATCCCTATTGAGACATTTCGAAAAAGAGTAAACGAATGGAAGGGGAGAATGAAGAATGTTACTTTCTTAAATGTAGACTATAAGGAAATATTTGAGGCCGCAAAACCCGGTGATTTAATTTACTGCGACCCTCCTTACAGCCATAGCCAAAGCATTTTGTATGGTGCTCAAGAATTTAAACTTATTGAGTTGTTTGAGGCAATAGACATTGCGAAGTCTAAAGGAGTAAAAGTTGCTTTAAGTATAGACGGCAATAAAAAGTCAGGCTCTTATTTGTGCGAATTACCTATTCCTAAAGGTCTTTTTGAGGAAGAACTCTACATTTCAGTTGGTCGCTCAATGCTTCGTAGATTTCAAATGGAAGGACAAACATTAGAAGATGAACATGTTTCAGATAGATTGCTCTTAAATTACACCCTTTAA